The Magnolia sinica isolate HGM2019 chromosome 10, MsV1, whole genome shotgun sequence genome includes a window with the following:
- the LOC131257928 gene encoding putative disease resistance protein At1g50180 isoform X1: MIAEAVVSSVIEKLGDLLIHEGFFLREVCGEVEWVQKELTWMQAFLKDAETKQNDARVKKWVEDVRDIAYKAEDIIDEFIFKIEQKRRGFLGPIKKTFARHQLGKEIEKIKNQLDEISKRRSNYGIKDLCQGGEGSSSMSESLREQRRTSHLYEQTELIGFQEDIRTLVARLSEGDRRRCVISIVGMGGLGKTTLAKKVYNHDAVKKHFNCCAWIYVSQEYNVKDLLLSIMRCFMIPTEDPNVDQLRVKLFEHLMVRRYFVVVDDIWKTEAWDALAATFPDTNNGSRILLTTRNKDIATDADARCRPHELQLLREDESWELFNKKVFFQEDSHCPQYLEGLGRQIVAKCHGLPLAVVVISGLLSRKPGLLSEWEKVLKSISWQFVEGDANISPILALSYEDLPYHLKSCFLYLVAFPENYEISVEELIWFWVAEGFVHARGAETLEEVAEDCVQELIQRSLIQVVKKSFIGTIKSCRIHDLLRDLSISKAKEENFLHRDTDPLFM; encoded by the coding sequence ATGATTGCTGAGGCTGTTGTTTCCTCTGTCATAGAAAAACTTGGAGATCTCCTTATCCATGAAGGATTCTTTCTCCGGGAAGTATGTGGTGAGGTCGAGTGGGTTCAAAAAGAACTGACGTGGATGCAGGCTTTTTTAAAAGATGCAGAGACGAAACAAAACGATGCAAGGGTGAAGAAATGGGTAGAAGATGTTAGAGACATTGCTTACAAAGCAGAGGACATCATCGACGAATTCATCTTTAAAATAGAACAAAAGAGAAGAGGTTTTCTTGGTCCTATCAAGAAGACGTTTGCTCGGCATCAGCTAGGCAAGGAGATCGAAAAGATAAAGAACCAACTCGATGAAATCTCTAAGAGAAGATCGAATTATGGCATTAAAGATCTCTGTCAAGGTGGAGAAGGAAGTAGTTCCATGAGTGAAAGTTTGCGAGAGCAGAGGCGAACCTCTCATCTATATGAACAAACGGAACTCATTGGTTTTCAAGAAGATATAAGGACCTTGGTGGCAAGGTTGAGCGAGGGCGATCGACGACGATGTGTGATTTCTATAGTCGGAATGGGTGGTCTTGGCAAGACTACTCTTGCAAAGAAAGTTTATAATCATGACGCTGTTAAGAAGCATTTCAATTGTTGCGCATGGATATATGTATCTCAAGAATATAATGTGAAGGATCTTTTGCTGAGTATTATGAGATGCTTTATGATTCCCACTGAAGACCCGAACGTCGATCAGCTGAGGGTGAAGCTTTTCGAGCATTTGATGGTGAGGAGATATTTTGTAGTGGTAGATGATATCTGGAAGACAGAAGCATGGGATGCTTTAGCAGCTACTTTTCCCGACACGAATAACGGAAGTCGAATCCTGCTTACCACTCGTAACAAAGACATAGCTACAGATGCAGATGCACGATGCCGTCCTCATGAGCTGCAACTTTTAAGAGAAGATGAGAGCTGGGAATTATTTAATAAGAAAGTGTTCTTCCAAGAAGATTCCCATTGCCCTCAATATCTAGAAGGGTTAGGAAGACAGATCGTGGCAAAGTGCCATGGTTTGCCTCTTGCGGTTGTTGTTATTTCGGGCTTATTATCAAGGAAACCAGGGCTTTTAAGTGAATGGGAGAAAGTACTCAAAAGCATTAGCTGGCAATTTGTTGAAGGCGATGCAAATATCTCTCCAATATTAGCTCTAAGCTATGAAGATCTACCCTATCACCTGAAGTCATGCTTTCTCTATCTTGTGGCTTTTCCAGAAAACTACGAAATCTCCGTGGAGGAGTTGATTTGGTTCTGGGTTGCAGAAGGATTTGTACATGCAAGAGGGGCTGAGACATTGGAGGAAGTCGCAGAAGATTGTGTGCAAGAACTAATCCAAAGAAGCCTAATTCAAGTGGTGAAAAAAAGTTTCATCGGCACAATTAAAAGCTGTCGCATCCATGATCTACTACGCGATCTCTCGATCTCAAAAGCAAAGGAAGAAAATTTTCTCCACAGGGACACAGACCCTCTCTTCATGTAA